A window of Leishmania donovani BPK282A1 complete genome, chromosome 35 genomic DNA:
TATGCTCCAGCGGCCTTGGAGGGATGCCTTCAGAGGCGTATGTATGCTACTGTCAGGCTTTGTTGTCCGacttcatttttttttttgctatCCTTTGTTTGGTCTTTCAAGAGGCTATCATTGCGTCTGCCATGCACACGCAGTGAgctcacacacgcatgcgcgcggaTCCGTGACACGCCCTCCTTTATGGGCTTCTGTTTCAAGGGTGCTTTCCTGTCGGCCTGTTTCTTGGTTTCGGTGTACGTACTGCTTTGCCTTTGCCTGTGACGCTctctcctgtgtgtgtgtgtgtgtgtgtgtgtgtgtgNNNNNNNNNNNNNNNNNNNNNNNNNNNNNNNNNNNNNNNNNNNNNNNNNNNNNNNNNNNNNNNNNNNNNNNNNNNNNNNNNNNNNNNNNNNNNNNNNNNNNNNNNNNNNNNNNNNNNNNNNNNNNNNNNNNNNNNNNNNNNNNNNNNNNNNNNNNNNNNNNNNNNNNNNNNNNNNNNNNNNNNNNNNNNNNNNNNNNNNNNNNNNNNNNNNNNNNNNNNNNNNNNNNNNNNNNNNNNNNNNNNNNNNNNNNNNNNNNNNNNNNNNNNNNNNNNNNNNNNNNNNNNNNNNNNNNNNNNNNNNNNNNNNNNNNNNNNNNNNNNNNNNNNNNNNNNNNNNNNNNNNNNNNNNNNNNNNNNNNNNNNNNNNNNNNNNNNNNNNNNNNNNNNNNNNNNNNNNNNNNNNNNNNNNNNNNNNNNNNNNNNNNNNNNNNNNNNNNNNNNNNNNNNNNNNNNNNNNNNNNNNNNNNNNNNNNNNNNNNNNNNNNNNNNNNNNNNNNNNNNNNNNNNNNNNNNNNNNNNNNNNNNNNNNNNNNNNNNNNNNNNNNNNNNNNNNNNNNNNNNNNNNNNNNNNNNNNNNNNNNNNNNNNNNNNNNNNNNNNNNNNNNNNNNNNNNNNNNNNNNNNNNNNNNNNNNNNNNNNNNNNNNNNNNNNNNNNNNNNNNNNNNNNNNNNNNNNNNNNNNNNNNNNNNNNNNNNNNNNNNNNNNNNNNNNNNNNNNNNNNNNNNNNNNNNNNNNNNNNNNNNNNNNNNNNNNNNNNNNNNNNNNNNNNNNNNNNNNNNNNNNNNNNNNNNNNNNNNNNNNNNNNNNNNNNNNNNNNNNNNNNNNNNNNNNNNNNNNNNNNNNNNNNNNNNNNNNNNNNNNNNNNNNNNNNNNNNNNNNNNNNNNNNNNNNNNNNNNNNNNNNNNNNNNNNNNNNNNNNNNNNNNNNNNNNNNNNNNNNNNNNNNNNNNNNNNNNNNNNNNNNNNNNNNNNNNNNNNNNNNNNNNNNNNNNNNNNNNNNNNNNNNNNNNNNNNNNNNNNNNNNNNNNNNNNNNNNNNNNNNNNNNNNNNNNNNNNNNNNNNNNNNNNNNNNNNNNNNNNNNNNNNNNNNNNNNNNNNNNNNNNNNNNNNNNNNNNNNNNNNNNNNNNNNNNNNNNNNNNNNNNNNNNNNNNNNNNNNNNNNNNNNNNNNNNNNNNNNNNNNNNNNNNNNNNNNNNNNNNNNNNNNNNNNNNNNNNNNNNNNNNNNNNNNNNNNNNNNNNNNNNNNNNNNNNNNNNNNNNNNNNNNNNNNNNNNNNNNNNNNNNNNNNNNNNNNNNNNNNNNNNNNNNNNNNNNNNNNNNNNNNNNNNNNNNNNNNNNNNNNNNNNNNNNNNNNNNNNNNNNNNNNNNNNNNNNNNNNNNNNNNNNNNNNNNNNNNNNNNNNNNNNNNNNNNNNNNNNNNNNNNNNNNNNNNNNNNNNNNNNNNNNNNNNNNNNNNNNNNNNNNNNNNNNNNNNNNNNNNNNNNNNNNNNNNNNNNNNNNNNNNNNNNNNNNNNNNNNNNNNNNNNNNNNNNNNNNNNNNNNNNNNNNNNNNNNNNNNNNNNNNNNNNNNNNNNNNNNNNNNNNNNNNNNNNNNNNNNNNNNNNNNNNNNNNNNNNNNNNNNNNNNNNNNNNNNNNNNNNNNNNNNNNNNNNNNNNNNNNNNNNNNNNNNNNNNNNNNNNNNNNNNNNNNNNNNNNNNNNNNNNNNNNNNNNNNNNNNNNNNNNNNNNNNNNNNNNNNNNNNNNNNNNNNNNNNNNNNNNNNNNNNNNNNNNNNNNNNNNNNNNNNNNNNNNNNNNNNNNNNNNNNNNNNNNNNNNNNNNNNNNNNNNNNNNNNNNNNNNNNNNNNNNNNNNNNNNNNNNNNNNNNNNNNNNNNNNNNNNNNNNNNNNNNNNNNNNNNNNNNNNNNNNNNNNNNNNNNNNNNNNNNNNNNNNNNNNNNNNNNNNNNNNNNNNNNNNNNNNNNNNNNNNNNNNNNNNNNNNNNNNNNNNNNNNNNNNNNNNNNNNNNNNNNNNNNNNNNNNNNNNNNNNNNNNNNNNNNNNNNNNNNNNNNNNNNNNNNNNNNNNNNNNNNNNNNNNNNNNNNNNNNNNNNNNNNNNNNNNNNNNNNNNNNNNNNNNNNNNNNNNNNNNNNNNNNNNNNNNNNNNNNN
This region includes:
- a CDS encoding 40S ribosomal protein S6, putative; translation: MLQRPWRDAFRGVCMLLSGFVVRLHFFFCYPLFGLSRGYHCVCHAHAVSSHTHARGSVTRPPLWASVSRVLSCRPVSWFRCTYCFAFACDALSCVCVCVCVCV